The following are encoded together in the Bombus affinis isolate iyBomAffi1 chromosome 6, iyBomAffi1.2, whole genome shotgun sequence genome:
- the LOC126917749 gene encoding alpha-tocopherol transfer protein-like isoform X3, producing MDTEDVSNVRIGVTLKNEPKPAAERELLLEEDSPKNGDIDVGKCCNDLNGMPEFKDDQIQSNDEEVCLDLGEPSPEVMEYARRELGETDDVKCRTLQELRDMIYERGECLPHRMDDDFLIRFLRTRNFNVNRAHRLIVNYCTFKEEHPEIHQDVCPLEMKHIGEDDVMSVPAYRTQDGRRIMIYRLGNWDPRKYGVEEIFKATVIILELGVLEPRAQILGGDVIFDLEGITMAHAWTITPQVASMVVALIVSAFPMTTHAIHILHQSWVFDVMFSVFKPLLDVKMQNKIFFHGSNMESLHEHISPLHLPKKYGGTREELAYYKWIDNLSKVPQIVKEMKQVGYIVPEEIQKQLDQLVED from the exons ATG GATACCGAGGACGTGTCGAATGTCAGGATCGGTGTAACCTTGAAGAACGAGCCGAAACCAGCAGCCGAGAGGGAGCTTCTTCTCGAAGAGGATTCGCCGAAAAACGGCGACATCGATGTTGGAAAGTGTTGCAACGATTTAAACGGTATGCCGGAATTCAAGGACGATCAGATCCAGTCGAACGACGAGGAGGTTTGTTTGGATCTTGGAGAACCCTCGCCGGAAGTGATGGAGTACGCCAGGAGAGAACTTGGAGAGACGGACGACGTTAAGTGTAGGACCCTTCAGGAATTAAGGGATATGATTTACG AGAGAGGAGAATGTCTGCCGCACAGAATGGACGATGACTTCTTGATTAGGTTCCTAAGGACGAGGAATTTTAACGTTAACAGGGCGCATAGACTG ATCGTAAACTACTGCACCTTCAAAGAGGAACATCCGGAGATCCATCAGGATGTGTGTCCACTGGAGATGAAGCACATCGGTGAAGACGACGTGATGTCAGTGCCAGCTTACAGGACGCAGGATGGCAGGAGAATAATGATCTATCGACTGGGAAATTGGGATCCAAGGAAATATGGCGTGGAGGAGATCTTTAAAGCCACGGTCATCATTCTCGAACTCGGAGTTTTGGAGCCGAGAGCGCAAATCCTTGGCGGCGATGTAATTTTTGATCTGGAGGGCATCACTATGGCGCACGCGTGGACTATCACTCCTCag GTGGCCAGTATGGTGGTAGCTTTGATAGTGTCAGCGTTCCCAATGACGACCCACGCTATACACATCCTCCATCAATCCTGGGTATTCGACGTGATGTTCTCGGTATTTAAGCCACTTCTGGACGTGAAGATGCAGAACAAGATCTTCTTTCACGGTAGCAACATGGAAAGCCTTCACGAGCACATCTCACCGTTGCATTTGCCGAAGAAGTATGGCGGAACCAGGGAGGAATTGGCTTACTACAAGTGGATAGACAACCTCAGCAAAGTCCCTCAAATCGTCAAAGAGATGAAGCAAGTGGGCTATATAGTCCCTGAGGAGATACAGAAGCAGTTAGACCAATTGGTCGAGGATTGA
- the LOC126917749 gene encoding alpha-tocopherol transfer protein-like isoform X1, with product MEAEENIMIDTEDVSNVRIGVTLKNEPKPAAERELLLEEDSPKNGDIDVGKCCNDLNGMPEFKDDQIQSNDEEVCLDLGEPSPEVMEYARRELGETDDVKCRTLQELRDMIYERGECLPHRMDDDFLIRFLRTRNFNVNRAHRLIVNYCTFKEEHPEIHQDVCPLEMKHIGEDDVMSVPAYRTQDGRRIMIYRLGNWDPRKYGVEEIFKATVIILELGVLEPRAQILGGDVIFDLEGITMAHAWTITPQVASMVVALIVSAFPMTTHAIHILHQSWVFDVMFSVFKPLLDVKMQNKIFFHGSNMESLHEHISPLHLPKKYGGTREELAYYKWIDNLSKVPQIVKEMKQVGYIVPEEIQKQLDQLVED from the exons GATACCGAGGACGTGTCGAATGTCAGGATCGGTGTAACCTTGAAGAACGAGCCGAAACCAGCAGCCGAGAGGGAGCTTCTTCTCGAAGAGGATTCGCCGAAAAACGGCGACATCGATGTTGGAAAGTGTTGCAACGATTTAAACGGTATGCCGGAATTCAAGGACGATCAGATCCAGTCGAACGACGAGGAGGTTTGTTTGGATCTTGGAGAACCCTCGCCGGAAGTGATGGAGTACGCCAGGAGAGAACTTGGAGAGACGGACGACGTTAAGTGTAGGACCCTTCAGGAATTAAGGGATATGATTTACG AGAGAGGAGAATGTCTGCCGCACAGAATGGACGATGACTTCTTGATTAGGTTCCTAAGGACGAGGAATTTTAACGTTAACAGGGCGCATAGACTG ATCGTAAACTACTGCACCTTCAAAGAGGAACATCCGGAGATCCATCAGGATGTGTGTCCACTGGAGATGAAGCACATCGGTGAAGACGACGTGATGTCAGTGCCAGCTTACAGGACGCAGGATGGCAGGAGAATAATGATCTATCGACTGGGAAATTGGGATCCAAGGAAATATGGCGTGGAGGAGATCTTTAAAGCCACGGTCATCATTCTCGAACTCGGAGTTTTGGAGCCGAGAGCGCAAATCCTTGGCGGCGATGTAATTTTTGATCTGGAGGGCATCACTATGGCGCACGCGTGGACTATCACTCCTCag GTGGCCAGTATGGTGGTAGCTTTGATAGTGTCAGCGTTCCCAATGACGACCCACGCTATACACATCCTCCATCAATCCTGGGTATTCGACGTGATGTTCTCGGTATTTAAGCCACTTCTGGACGTGAAGATGCAGAACAAGATCTTCTTTCACGGTAGCAACATGGAAAGCCTTCACGAGCACATCTCACCGTTGCATTTGCCGAAGAAGTATGGCGGAACCAGGGAGGAATTGGCTTACTACAAGTGGATAGACAACCTCAGCAAAGTCCCTCAAATCGTCAAAGAGATGAAGCAAGTGGGCTATATAGTCCCTGAGGAGATACAGAAGCAGTTAGACCAATTGGTCGAGGATTGA
- the LOC126917749 gene encoding alpha-tocopherol transfer protein-like isoform X2, which produces MFTRLWIDKDTEDVSNVRIGVTLKNEPKPAAERELLLEEDSPKNGDIDVGKCCNDLNGMPEFKDDQIQSNDEEVCLDLGEPSPEVMEYARRELGETDDVKCRTLQELRDMIYERGECLPHRMDDDFLIRFLRTRNFNVNRAHRLIVNYCTFKEEHPEIHQDVCPLEMKHIGEDDVMSVPAYRTQDGRRIMIYRLGNWDPRKYGVEEIFKATVIILELGVLEPRAQILGGDVIFDLEGITMAHAWTITPQVASMVVALIVSAFPMTTHAIHILHQSWVFDVMFSVFKPLLDVKMQNKIFFHGSNMESLHEHISPLHLPKKYGGTREELAYYKWIDNLSKVPQIVKEMKQVGYIVPEEIQKQLDQLVED; this is translated from the exons GATACCGAGGACGTGTCGAATGTCAGGATCGGTGTAACCTTGAAGAACGAGCCGAAACCAGCAGCCGAGAGGGAGCTTCTTCTCGAAGAGGATTCGCCGAAAAACGGCGACATCGATGTTGGAAAGTGTTGCAACGATTTAAACGGTATGCCGGAATTCAAGGACGATCAGATCCAGTCGAACGACGAGGAGGTTTGTTTGGATCTTGGAGAACCCTCGCCGGAAGTGATGGAGTACGCCAGGAGAGAACTTGGAGAGACGGACGACGTTAAGTGTAGGACCCTTCAGGAATTAAGGGATATGATTTACG AGAGAGGAGAATGTCTGCCGCACAGAATGGACGATGACTTCTTGATTAGGTTCCTAAGGACGAGGAATTTTAACGTTAACAGGGCGCATAGACTG ATCGTAAACTACTGCACCTTCAAAGAGGAACATCCGGAGATCCATCAGGATGTGTGTCCACTGGAGATGAAGCACATCGGTGAAGACGACGTGATGTCAGTGCCAGCTTACAGGACGCAGGATGGCAGGAGAATAATGATCTATCGACTGGGAAATTGGGATCCAAGGAAATATGGCGTGGAGGAGATCTTTAAAGCCACGGTCATCATTCTCGAACTCGGAGTTTTGGAGCCGAGAGCGCAAATCCTTGGCGGCGATGTAATTTTTGATCTGGAGGGCATCACTATGGCGCACGCGTGGACTATCACTCCTCag GTGGCCAGTATGGTGGTAGCTTTGATAGTGTCAGCGTTCCCAATGACGACCCACGCTATACACATCCTCCATCAATCCTGGGTATTCGACGTGATGTTCTCGGTATTTAAGCCACTTCTGGACGTGAAGATGCAGAACAAGATCTTCTTTCACGGTAGCAACATGGAAAGCCTTCACGAGCACATCTCACCGTTGCATTTGCCGAAGAAGTATGGCGGAACCAGGGAGGAATTGGCTTACTACAAGTGGATAGACAACCTCAGCAAAGTCCCTCAAATCGTCAAAGAGATGAAGCAAGTGGGCTATATAGTCCCTGAGGAGATACAGAAGCAGTTAGACCAATTGGTCGAGGATTGA
- the LOC126917749 gene encoding alpha-tocopherol transfer protein-like isoform X4: MPEFKDDQIQSNDEEVCLDLGEPSPEVMEYARRELGETDDVKCRTLQELRDMIYERGECLPHRMDDDFLIRFLRTRNFNVNRAHRLIVNYCTFKEEHPEIHQDVCPLEMKHIGEDDVMSVPAYRTQDGRRIMIYRLGNWDPRKYGVEEIFKATVIILELGVLEPRAQILGGDVIFDLEGITMAHAWTITPQVASMVVALIVSAFPMTTHAIHILHQSWVFDVMFSVFKPLLDVKMQNKIFFHGSNMESLHEHISPLHLPKKYGGTREELAYYKWIDNLSKVPQIVKEMKQVGYIVPEEIQKQLDQLVED; the protein is encoded by the exons ATGCCGGAATTCAAGGACGATCAGATCCAGTCGAACGACGAGGAGGTTTGTTTGGATCTTGGAGAACCCTCGCCGGAAGTGATGGAGTACGCCAGGAGAGAACTTGGAGAGACGGACGACGTTAAGTGTAGGACCCTTCAGGAATTAAGGGATATGATTTACG AGAGAGGAGAATGTCTGCCGCACAGAATGGACGATGACTTCTTGATTAGGTTCCTAAGGACGAGGAATTTTAACGTTAACAGGGCGCATAGACTG ATCGTAAACTACTGCACCTTCAAAGAGGAACATCCGGAGATCCATCAGGATGTGTGTCCACTGGAGATGAAGCACATCGGTGAAGACGACGTGATGTCAGTGCCAGCTTACAGGACGCAGGATGGCAGGAGAATAATGATCTATCGACTGGGAAATTGGGATCCAAGGAAATATGGCGTGGAGGAGATCTTTAAAGCCACGGTCATCATTCTCGAACTCGGAGTTTTGGAGCCGAGAGCGCAAATCCTTGGCGGCGATGTAATTTTTGATCTGGAGGGCATCACTATGGCGCACGCGTGGACTATCACTCCTCag GTGGCCAGTATGGTGGTAGCTTTGATAGTGTCAGCGTTCCCAATGACGACCCACGCTATACACATCCTCCATCAATCCTGGGTATTCGACGTGATGTTCTCGGTATTTAAGCCACTTCTGGACGTGAAGATGCAGAACAAGATCTTCTTTCACGGTAGCAACATGGAAAGCCTTCACGAGCACATCTCACCGTTGCATTTGCCGAAGAAGTATGGCGGAACCAGGGAGGAATTGGCTTACTACAAGTGGATAGACAACCTCAGCAAAGTCCCTCAAATCGTCAAAGAGATGAAGCAAGTGGGCTATATAGTCCCTGAGGAGATACAGAAGCAGTTAGACCAATTGGTCGAGGATTGA